In the genome of Vicia villosa cultivar HV-30 ecotype Madison, WI linkage group LG7, Vvil1.0, whole genome shotgun sequence, one region contains:
- the LOC131616025 gene encoding zinc finger CCCH domain-containing protein 3-like, translating into MPENRQVFKNAGSNPSGDNIEEAIRRLKISSNRDRDAAAQSMPYPDRPGEPDCLYYLRTGMCGYGSNCRYNHPANVSLVTQYGEELPERVGQPDCEYFLKTGTCKYGSTCKYHHPKDRRGAAPVVFNTLGLPMRQEEKSCPYYMRTGSCKFGVACKFHHPQQAAASFGAYPAAASPPPTAVTSSGFPYAGGFPAWSVPRMSYLSGQGIQSYVPPFMPSTQSIMPALNWSNYMGSISPAMPTGYLGSNLVYDYMNPAGDTLSGGQGVNSFLPDRPDQPECKYFMSTGTCKYGSDCKFHHPKERLGQSLSINPLGLPMRPGNAICSYYRIYGVCKFGPTCKFDHPVVAIPQNYALPSPTLSVFDTSLVNTPRRISPVQQAETSPSKQSTDKLQQSDTKAAPEEDSSKQADNTTSNSRTPPSESESLHE; encoded by the exons ATGCCAGAAAATCGGCAGGTTTTCAAGAATGCTGGTTCTAATCCATCTGGTGATAACATTGAAG AAGCGATTCGGCGATTGAAAATCAGTAGTAATCGGGACAGAGATGCTGCGGCTCAATCGATGCCTTATCCGGATCGACCTGGTGAACCTGACTGCTTATATTATTTAAGGACTGGAATGTGTGGTTACGGGAGTAACTGCCGCTATAACCACCCTGCTAACGTTTCACTT GTTACTCAATATGGTGAAGAACTTCCTGAGAGAGTAGGGCAGCCTGATTGTGAG TATTTTCTTAAGACAGGAACATGCAAGTATGGATCGACATGTAAATATCATCATCCAAAGGACAGGCGCGGTGCTGCGCCCGTAGTATTCAATACTTTAGGTCTTCCAATGCGTCAG GAAGAAAAATCGTGTCCCTATTACATGAGAACCGGGTCTTGTAAGTTTGGAGTTGCGTGTAAGTTTCATCATCCACAGCAGGCGGCGGCTTCCTTTGGAGCTTACCCGGCGGCTGCTTCCCCTCCTCCCACAGCTGTTACTTCATCAGGTTTTCCATATGCTGGCGGCTTTCCTGCATGGTCGGTTCCAAGAATGTCGTATTTATCTGGACAGGGCATTCAATCTTATGTGCCTCCTTTTATGCCTTCTACACAAAGCATTATGCCTGCGCTGAACTGGAGCAACTACATG GGAAGTATTAGCCCCGCAATGCCTACCGGTTATCTTGGATCTAATCTTGTCTATGACTATATGAATCCGGCGGGAGACACACTTTCTGGCGGACAGGGAGTCAATTCATTTCTTCCGGATAGACCCGATCAACCAGAATGTAAATACTTTATGAGCACCGGAACATGCAAGTATGGATCTGATTGCAAGTTCCACCACCCCAAAGAAAGATTAGGCCAGTCATTGTCCATTAATCCACTTGGCCTTCCCATGAGACCT GGGAATGCTATATGCTCTTATTACAGAATCTATGGAGTATGCAAGTTTGGTCCAACATGCAAATTTGATCATCCAGTCGTCGCCATCCCTCAGAACTACGCCTTACCCTCGCCTACTCTATCGGTATTCGACACATCTCTAGTTAATACTCCAAGAAGGATATCGCCCGTCCAACAAGCCGAGACATCTCCGTCAAAACAATCAACTGACAAGCTTCAACAATCCGACACAAAAGCTGCCCCCGAAGAAGACTCATCTAAACAAGCTGACAACACTACATCAAATTCTCGCACACCTCCTTCCGAGTCCGAGTCTTTACACGAATAA